One Flavobacterium sp. 90 DNA segment encodes these proteins:
- a CDS encoding LytTR family DNA-binding domain-containing protein, with the protein MIVLKCIAVDDEPLALRLVETFIEQTPFLQLACSCDNAVEAMSLIREQQPDIVFLDINMPNLTGMELARLLQEQPGPLPKIIFTTAYNHYAIEGYRVNAVDYLLKPFSYEEFLRAANKVLQLSEEASNHFHSVTADDEFIFLKVEYQWVRISLKDILYIESLKDYVKVHFEDSQKSLMSLISLKALEEKLSSSKFMRINRSFIVPLDKISSISKNSIFIGKTEITVGEQYKETFKTIVDKWLK; encoded by the coding sequence ATGATTGTATTAAAATGTATAGCAGTAGATGATGAACCACTTGCTTTGAGGCTTGTGGAAACCTTTATAGAACAAACTCCGTTTTTGCAATTGGCTTGCAGTTGCGATAATGCTGTTGAAGCTATGAGTTTGATTCGAGAGCAACAACCGGACATTGTTTTTCTGGATATAAATATGCCCAACTTAACAGGTATGGAACTTGCCAGACTTTTGCAGGAACAACCCGGACCATTGCCAAAAATTATTTTTACTACCGCTTACAATCATTATGCTATTGAAGGATATCGTGTAAATGCTGTCGATTACTTATTGAAACCTTTTAGTTATGAAGAGTTTCTAAGAGCTGCTAATAAAGTTTTGCAATTGTCTGAAGAAGCTTCAAATCATTTTCATTCCGTTACAGCAGATGATGAATTTATTTTCCTGAAAGTCGAATATCAATGGGTCAGAATTTCTTTGAAAGACATTTTATATATCGAAAGTTTAAAAGATTATGTCAAAGTCCATTTTGAAGATTCTCAGAAATCTTTGATGTCTTTGATATCGCTTAAAGCATTAGAAGAAAAATTATCTTCTTCAAAATTTATGCGTATCAATCGCTCTTTTATTGTTCCCTTAGATAAAATAAGTTCAATAAGCAAAAACTCAATTTTCATTGGAAAAACCGAAATTACAGTTGGCGAACAATACAAAGAAACCTTTAAAACCATTGTAGACAAATGGTTGAAATAA
- a CDS encoding ATP-binding protein, whose amino-acid sequence MNLFELVINDTEKVALNDLHFSPENKTTLLQTIKEHTYIEELKKYNLSVDNKILLHGHSGCGKTTTAKAIANALNKKIIIINLSTLIDAKIGETSKNLKAIFDRVISEKAVLFLDEFDQIGKSRDNNDKDVAEMKRLVNTLIQLIDYFPNNSLLVCATNYYDSIDTALLRRFQIKLKFEMPNEKELLAYYDKQLARFPVHFQDIPRKLNISYAEAKDYINTTMKRQIIAELELQNQKISETIL is encoded by the coding sequence ATGAATCTGTTCGAACTTGTTATAAATGATACTGAAAAAGTAGCGCTGAATGATTTACATTTCAGTCCTGAAAATAAAACTACGCTGCTTCAAACGATTAAAGAACATACTTATATCGAAGAATTAAAAAAGTACAATCTTTCTGTTGACAATAAAATACTGCTTCACGGTCATTCCGGCTGTGGCAAAACAACGACTGCAAAAGCCATTGCAAATGCTTTGAATAAAAAGATTATTATAATAAATCTCAGCACTTTAATCGATGCTAAAATTGGTGAAACATCAAAAAATCTAAAAGCTATATTTGACCGCGTAATCTCAGAAAAAGCGGTTTTGTTTCTGGATGAATTTGACCAAATTGGAAAAAGCAGAGATAATAATGACAAAGATGTTGCCGAGATGAAACGTTTGGTAAATACTCTGATTCAATTGATTGATTATTTCCCAAATAACAGTTTGCTAGTTTGTGCCACCAATTATTACGATAGCATTGATACAGCGTTACTAAGAAGATTTCAGATTAAATTAAAATTTGAAATGCCAAACGAAAAGGAACTTCTTGCTTATTACGATAAACAATTGGCTCGTTTCCCAGTTCATTTTCAAGATATTCCGCGTAAATTAAATATTTCATACGCTGAAGCGAAAGATTATATCAACACCACAATGAAAAGACAAATCATCGCCGAATTAGAACTTCAGAACCAAAAAATCAGCGAAACAATACTATAA
- a CDS encoding DUF2024 family protein — protein MKVAVWDTYVTRNDGKIMHFDILVDERTDNADKVFEYGKEYLKTVSQEGQPLTSKECKFCHIDKAPIEIENQILKNGYSIIEMENCN, from the coding sequence ATGAAAGTAGCAGTATGGGATACTTATGTAACCCGAAATGATGGAAAAATTATGCATTTTGATATTCTGGTTGACGAACGTACAGACAATGCCGATAAAGTTTTTGAATATGGAAAAGAATATCTTAAAACAGTTTCGCAAGAAGGTCAGCCCTTGACATCAAAAGAATGTAAATTTTGCCATATCGATAAAGCTCCAATAGAAATAGAAAATCAAATTCTTAAAAATGGATATTCGATTATAGAAATGGAAAATTGTAATTAA
- a CDS encoding YggS family pyridoxal phosphate-dependent enzyme → MREEIIFNLKQVHQRIEDACKLYGREVSDVKLLLATKTVPANNIQIAIENGETLIGENKMQELRDKDSVLRNLNIERHFIGHLQTNKVKDVLKYATCIQSLDRLSLAEELDKQLHKENRTIDVYIQVNTSFEESKFGLVPTEVISFIEKIKSYSTLKIKGLMTIGLLDVEKEKMRPSLRLLREIRNEIYAHKIDGICNLQLSMGMSQDLELAIAEGSNLVRIGTSIFGNRFLGKEIWNENIAE, encoded by the coding sequence ATGAGAGAAGAGATTATTTTTAATTTGAAACAAGTTCATCAGCGTATCGAAGATGCCTGTAAACTTTATGGTCGTGAGGTTTCAGATGTCAAATTATTATTGGCGACTAAAACTGTTCCTGCCAACAACATTCAAATTGCAATTGAAAACGGAGAAACACTTATTGGTGAAAATAAAATGCAGGAATTGCGCGATAAAGATTCTGTTTTGAGAAATCTAAATATCGAACGCCATTTTATAGGGCATTTGCAAACCAATAAAGTGAAAGACGTTCTTAAATATGCTACTTGTATTCAATCGCTTGACAGATTAAGTTTAGCCGAAGAACTCGATAAACAATTACATAAAGAAAACAGAACAATCGATGTCTACATTCAGGTAAATACATCATTTGAAGAAAGTAAATTTGGTTTAGTTCCAACTGAAGTAATTTCGTTTATTGAAAAAATAAAAAGCTATTCAACTTTGAAAATTAAAGGTTTAATGACGATTGGATTATTAGATGTTGAGAAAGAAAAAATGCGTCCGTCATTGCGTTTACTCAGAGAAATAAGAAATGAAATTTACGCTCATAAAATTGATGGAATTTGCAATTTACAACTTTCAATGGGAATGTCTCAGGATTTAGAATTGGCTATTGCCGAAGGTTCAAATTTGGTGAGAATTGGGACTTCTATCTTTGGAAACCGCTTTTTAGGAAAAGAAATCTGGAACGAAAATATTGCAGAATAA
- a CDS encoding DUF2490 domain-containing protein, translating into MRYIIYVLLLFTVAVHSQSDNLNQVWNEYAFTKDLSQNWVVELDAGFTSSSTPEDKSFFHDITQTYLRGWAHYYPGDRWKISIFYAYYSNKNVPELNQTEAPEWRSALQVSYSLLKDYRIKVNLRARLEDRHLHNDDGYFEAVERFRFQVKAVYPITNVKIQKGVLYSFAADEVFFKTDSQVAGPENFDRNRLTLGLGYEFIKDFVLEASYNNEIMPRKDTDKFVNAIQVKLIINNFLPDLIKSFHRTKKAVDEGNGGL; encoded by the coding sequence ATGAGGTATATTATTTATGTTCTCTTACTGTTTACCGTAGCGGTTCATTCGCAATCAGATAACCTAAATCAGGTTTGGAATGAATATGCATTTACAAAAGATTTAAGTCAAAATTGGGTAGTCGAATTAGATGCCGGTTTTACCTCGAGCAGCACGCCCGAGGATAAATCTTTTTTTCATGACATTACGCAAACCTATCTTAGAGGATGGGCACATTACTATCCCGGCGATCGATGGAAAATATCAATATTTTATGCTTACTATTCAAATAAAAATGTGCCTGAACTTAATCAGACAGAAGCGCCCGAGTGGCGTTCAGCATTACAAGTAAGCTACAGTTTGCTAAAAGATTACAGAATAAAAGTAAATTTGAGAGCACGACTCGAAGATCGCCATCTCCATAATGATGATGGTTATTTTGAAGCAGTAGAACGGTTTAGGTTTCAGGTTAAAGCAGTATATCCAATCACTAATGTGAAAATACAGAAAGGCGTATTATATTCATTTGCTGCAGACGAAGTTTTTTTTAAAACCGATAGTCAGGTCGCAGGTCCCGAAAATTTTGACCGAAACAGATTAACACTTGGATTAGGTTATGAATTTATCAAGGATTTTGTACTTGAAGCTTCTTATAACAACGAAATTATGCCAAGGAAAGACACGGATAAATTTGTTAATGCAATACAGGTAAAACTAATTATTAATAATTTCCTTCCAGATCTTATAAAATCATTCCACAGAACCAAAAAAGCTGTTGATGAAGGAAACGGTGGTTTATAA
- a CDS encoding STAS/SEC14 domain-containing protein, translating to MIHQIDTTDNIVAFRALAEVTTEDFLTVVIPAVEHLVKQTNEINFLLVLDTDLENFTSGAWLQDALLGLKHLGKWNRAAIISDSEEIISFTNGFSYVVPGEFHGFKKEAFNKALNWVEGNINIS from the coding sequence ATGATACATCAAATCGATACAACAGATAATATTGTAGCATTTAGAGCATTAGCAGAAGTAACAACAGAAGATTTTTTAACCGTAGTTATTCCCGCAGTCGAACATTTAGTAAAACAGACTAATGAAATTAATTTTTTATTAGTTTTAGATACTGATCTAGAGAATTTTACTTCCGGAGCGTGGCTGCAAGATGCATTATTAGGACTAAAACATCTTGGAAAATGGAATCGCGCTGCCATAATTTCAGATTCTGAAGAGATAATTTCCTTCACAAACGGATTTAGTTATGTTGTTCCGGGCGAATTTCACGGTTTTAAAAAAGAAGCTTTCAACAAAGCCTTAAATTGGGTTGAAGGAAATATAAATATCTCTTAA
- a CDS encoding thioredoxin family protein, whose product MKNFITATMVFLFNMLLSQAQTTLKAGDTAPDFKLKNVDGKEVSFASFPKAKGFIVVFTCNTCPYAVAYEQRIIELDKKFKSQGYPVIAINPNDPEASKADSFDKMQDLAKDKKYPFPYLFDAGQKITDEYGAKHTPHLFIVSKSAKGNVVEYVGAIDNDPEGTKTEKTKYAEDVIASLKSNQKPAITQTKEIGCTVKRKAKA is encoded by the coding sequence ATGAAAAATTTTATTACCGCAACCATGGTGTTTTTGTTTAATATGTTGCTTTCTCAGGCGCAAACAACGCTTAAAGCCGGAGATACAGCACCAGATTTTAAATTGAAGAATGTCGATGGTAAAGAAGTTTCTTTTGCAAGTTTTCCAAAAGCCAAAGGATTTATTGTTGTTTTTACCTGTAATACTTGTCCGTATGCAGTGGCGTATGAGCAAAGAATAATTGAGCTTGACAAAAAGTTTAAATCGCAAGGATATCCTGTTATTGCAATTAATCCAAATGATCCTGAAGCTTCAAAAGCAGATTCGTTTGATAAAATGCAGGATTTAGCAAAAGATAAAAAATATCCTTTCCCATATTTATTTGACGCAGGACAAAAAATTACTGATGAATACGGAGCAAAACATACTCCGCATCTTTTTATTGTATCTAAAAGTGCTAAAGGAAATGTTGTAGAATATGTTGGCGCAATCGATAATGATCCGGAAGGAACTAAAACAGAGAAAACAAAATATGCCGAAGACGTAATTGCATCACTAAAAAGCAATCAAAAACCAGCGATTACACAAACTAAAGAAATTGGCTGTACAGTAAAAAGAAAAGCAAAAGCTTAA
- a CDS encoding TlpA disulfide reductase family protein — translation MKIHAFKIYTFLFFAFSITSFGQNVKLINIDQLQERIKNGKDSTYVVNFWATWCAPCIKELPHFEKLNAEYKAEKLAVLLVSVDFKSKLTSAVIPFVKRKNMKSQVFLLNESNPQEYIDRIDPTWSGSIPATLFIKGDKRKFVESEFTYEQLLTEYKKL, via the coding sequence ATGAAAATCCACGCTTTTAAAATATATACTTTTTTGTTTTTTGCTTTTTCGATAACGTCATTTGGTCAAAATGTTAAGTTGATAAACATCGATCAATTGCAGGAAAGAATCAAAAACGGAAAAGACAGTACTTATGTCGTGAATTTTTGGGCAACCTGGTGCGCTCCATGCATTAAAGAATTACCTCATTTCGAAAAATTGAATGCCGAATATAAAGCCGAAAAATTGGCAGTATTGTTAGTTAGTGTGGATTTTAAATCAAAATTAACTTCGGCTGTAATTCCATTTGTTAAAAGAAAAAATATGAAAAGCCAGGTTTTTCTTTTGAATGAAAGCAATCCACAAGAATATATTGACAGAATCGATCCTACTTGGTCCGGAAGTATTCCTGCAACACTTTTTATAAAAGGTGATAAAAGGAAATTTGTCGAATCTGAATTTACCTATGAACAATTATTAACTGAATATAAAAAACTATAA
- a CDS encoding RagB/SusD family nutrient uptake outer membrane protein: MKTKTFFNIKTLTIFSFIILLSSCTDLNEVVLDEKSGNSVSDPAGSLAAAYDRLGDGTFTDHGAVFAMQEYTTDEAILPTRGSDWGDGGKWRDMHEFTWSPTNAIIVSNWDLLTNGITRSLSAVRSVAAGTFPEKTLFLAESKALLAFYTYTTLDLYGQAPYRDPSSTTAPLQILKADTQIDQLIKDVEALIPDLADSGTQRTHHGRFTKQAAYAFLANMYLNRAVFKDRFNASFAFNFNEAAVTGTGTDMDRVIYYTSLLIDSGKYSLESDFFKNFARTNENGTELIFAITQKIDYIRNGSNSFAYVCMERNQRTSAANRGTNAACTTPEFYASWDGNHDDPRFEQHYQYADGTWFMNDGTDVSVPATDIVPKSSPSLPWFHFNRGIQAGLQYGPILLPSGSLEMVGNRIKVSPLVMEKSTTTRMNFTPSLTFADPTKSVFAQNEINQGARVFKYEFDPEGGNGNSNVDIPLFRLGGIYAMRAEAYFRKGSTGLAMADLNKLRTSRKRESLFGNAAGKALTTLDSDQLYKELGYELYWELQRRPESIRFGKFDLPGTAKAATQPFRRIFPIPQAVIDQKVIKQNQGYN, translated from the coding sequence ATGAAGACAAAGACATTTTTTAATATAAAAACTTTAACAATATTCTCTTTTATTATTCTTTTAAGCAGTTGTACTGATTTAAATGAAGTTGTTTTAGATGAGAAATCAGGAAATTCTGTTTCAGATCCTGCAGGTTCACTTGCTGCAGCATATGACAGACTTGGAGACGGAACTTTTACAGATCACGGAGCCGTTTTTGCCATGCAGGAATATACTACTGATGAAGCTATTTTGCCAACTCGCGGAAGTGACTGGGGAGATGGTGGAAAATGGAGAGATATGCACGAATTTACATGGAGTCCAACGAATGCAATTATCGTTTCTAACTGGGATTTATTGACTAACGGAATCACTCGTTCTTTGAGTGCAGTTAGATCTGTAGCAGCAGGCACTTTTCCTGAAAAGACATTGTTTTTGGCAGAATCAAAAGCGCTTTTAGCTTTTTATACTTACACGACATTAGATTTATACGGACAAGCACCATATAGAGATCCTTCGAGTACAACGGCACCTTTGCAAATTTTAAAAGCTGATACTCAAATTGACCAATTAATAAAAGATGTTGAAGCATTAATACCTGATTTGGCTGATAGTGGAACTCAAAGAACACACCACGGAAGATTTACGAAACAAGCTGCTTATGCTTTTTTAGCAAATATGTATTTAAATCGTGCGGTTTTTAAAGATCGTTTCAATGCTTCGTTTGCTTTTAATTTTAATGAAGCTGCTGTAACCGGAACGGGAACAGATATGGATCGTGTTATTTATTATACATCATTATTGATTGATTCAGGAAAATATAGTTTAGAAAGTGATTTCTTTAAAAACTTTGCAAGAACGAATGAGAATGGTACAGAACTTATTTTTGCAATTACTCAAAAGATAGATTACATCCGTAACGGTTCTAACAGTTTTGCATATGTATGTATGGAGCGTAACCAGAGAACATCTGCTGCAAACAGAGGAACAAATGCTGCTTGTACAACTCCGGAATTCTACGCATCTTGGGATGGTAATCATGACGATCCAAGATTTGAACAACATTATCAATATGCTGATGGAACATGGTTTATGAATGATGGTACTGATGTAAGTGTTCCTGCAACAGACATCGTTCCTAAAAGTAGTCCAAGTTTGCCTTGGTTCCATTTTAACAGAGGAATTCAGGCTGGACTTCAATATGGTCCTATATTATTGCCTTCAGGATCTCTTGAAATGGTTGGTAATCGTATAAAAGTTTCTCCATTAGTTATGGAAAAAAGTACAACTACAAGAATGAATTTTACGCCATCATTGACATTTGCAGATCCTACTAAATCTGTTTTTGCTCAAAACGAAATCAATCAGGGAGCTCGTGTTTTTAAATATGAATTTGATCCTGAAGGAGGAAACGGTAACAGTAATGTTGATATTCCGTTATTCCGTTTAGGTGGAATTTATGCGATGAGAGCTGAAGCTTATTTTAGAAAAGGAAGTACAGGTTTGGCAATGGCTGATCTTAACAAATTGCGTACAAGCAGAAAAAGAGAATCGTTGTTTGGAAACGCTGCCGGAAAAGCTCTTACGACATTAGATTCAGATCAGTTATATAAAGAATTAGGTTATGAATTGTACTGGGAATTACAAAGAAGACCAGAAAGTATTCGTTTTGGAAAATTCGATTTACCGGGAACTGCAAAAGCAGCAACTCAACCATTTAGAAGAATATTTCCAATTCCACAAGCGGTTATCGACCAAAAGGTAATCAAACAAAATCAAGGATATAATTAA
- a CDS encoding helix-turn-helix transcriptional regulator, which produces MSTSIKNKIKSIRELKNYTQEYMAEQLGVTQAGYSKIEKGKTILSYVKLVEIARILEVSVEDILSFDGQRYFGNFNKVIGNNNGSILINTENTTTLNVLYEDKIKLLEKLLHKTEAELERYKMKFGEI; this is translated from the coding sequence ATGTCAACCTCAATAAAAAATAAAATAAAAAGTATCAGAGAACTAAAAAATTACACACAAGAATATATGGCTGAACAACTGGGCGTTACTCAGGCTGGTTATAGCAAAATTGAAAAAGGTAAAACTATTTTATCCTACGTTAAACTAGTCGAGATTGCCCGGATTTTAGAAGTAAGTGTAGAAGATATTCTAAGTTTTGATGGTCAGCGTTATTTTGGGAATTTTAATAAAGTCATCGGAAATAATAACGGAAGCATTCTGATAAATACCGAAAATACAACAACTCTAAATGTTTTGTACGAGGATAAAATAAAACTCCTCGAAAAGCTTCTTCATAAAACAGAGGCAGAACTGGAGCGTTATAAAATGAAATTTGGAGAAATCTAA
- a CDS encoding PrgI family protein translates to MENLNFIDPLLHGITPEKSKMPNLSTKQLLFAGVGSLIASAVLKKAGQNKTAAVVGSLALPLIASACYKQYSKISKAKSEINDSSGIEYNH, encoded by the coding sequence ATGGAAAATTTAAATTTCATAGACCCTCTACTTCACGGAATTACTCCTGAAAAATCTAAAATGCCAAATCTATCTACAAAACAATTGCTTTTTGCCGGAGTAGGCTCACTTATTGCAAGTGCCGTTCTTAAAAAAGCAGGACAAAATAAAACAGCTGCAGTTGTTGGTAGTCTTGCATTGCCTTTAATAGCTTCGGCTTGTTATAAACAATATTCTAAAATTTCGAAAGCAAAAAGCGAAATCAATGACAGTAGTGGTATAGAATATAATCACTAA
- a CDS encoding DUF3861 domain-containing protein, translating to MEKRSNKYSLTLSLKEYANGETEPAKELGIEFDNHDEIFGIIERIKDKNIFENPHEATQFALGLKLFSEIKLKHRKNPLFEELNEVFPIFMKKLKSM from the coding sequence ATGGAAAAAAGATCTAATAAATATTCCCTCACATTAAGCTTAAAGGAATATGCAAATGGGGAAACTGAACCCGCAAAAGAACTTGGAATTGAATTTGACAATCACGACGAAATATTTGGGATTATCGAAAGAATAAAGGACAAAAATATATTTGAAAATCCGCATGAAGCAACACAATTTGCACTTGGTTTGAAATTGTTCAGCGAAATCAAATTAAAACATCGTAAGAATCCACTTTTTGAAGAATTGAATGAAGTGTTTCCAATCTTCATGAAAAAATTGAAAAGTATGTAA
- a CDS encoding outer membrane beta-barrel protein, translating into MKKSHLLFVVFFFSLTMSAQSSGAFLLNLYGGYTFSDRVDFDDSYARVEDGFEYGLGLEYFIMDNASIELKYNRLDTNMPLYTKTALAGGITPGTQLNAGNDKGAINYILADYTYYFMDSSKQVRPFLGAGAGVSILETPNSGSGTYFAWELKGGVKIKTSSPLSINLHAYLQSMSAAVGYDYYWDYYWGPVAVNDYVSTFQFGLGASLSYDFSK; encoded by the coding sequence ATGAAAAAGAGTCATTTATTATTCGTTGTTTTTTTCTTCTCGCTGACAATGTCAGCTCAAAGTTCGGGAGCATTTTTACTAAATCTGTATGGAGGTTATACTTTTTCAGACAGAGTAGATTTTGATGACTCATACGCACGTGTGGAAGATGGTTTTGAATATGGTTTAGGTCTGGAATATTTTATAATGGATAACGCTTCTATAGAATTAAAATATAACAGACTAGATACAAATATGCCTCTTTACACAAAGACTGCATTAGCTGGTGGTATTACTCCTGGAACTCAGCTTAATGCTGGAAATGATAAAGGAGCTATTAATTACATATTGGCTGATTATACCTATTATTTTATGGATAGTTCAAAACAAGTCCGACCATTTTTAGGCGCTGGTGCTGGGGTTTCGATTCTTGAAACACCTAATAGTGGCAGCGGAACTTATTTTGCGTGGGAACTTAAAGGAGGTGTAAAAATCAAAACCAGTTCACCATTATCAATAAACCTTCATGCTTATTTACAATCTATGTCGGCAGCTGTTGGATATGATTATTATTGGGATTATTACTGGGGACCTGTAGCGGTTAATGATTATGTTTCAACATTTCAGTTTGGACTTGGAGCATCTTTAAGTTACGATTTCAGCAAATAA
- a CDS encoding DUF6326 family protein, with translation MDKKLKTNSLKDFEVNVKIKLAFLWTSVTLCYLYGDYFELYVPQKTAGLVSGENLFDNPVKLFMAAILLAIPAVMVFFSILLKPKINRFLNVLFGVFYTLIMVLIAFTSLTPWRSFYVFLALLESLITFLIVYYAWKWPSEL, from the coding sequence ATGGATAAAAAACTAAAAACCAATAGTTTAAAAGATTTTGAAGTCAATGTCAAAATCAAACTTGCTTTTCTCTGGACATCTGTAACATTGTGTTATTTATATGGAGATTATTTTGAATTGTATGTGCCGCAAAAAACGGCTGGACTTGTAAGCGGAGAAAATTTATTTGACAATCCTGTAAAATTATTTATGGCGGCAATTTTACTCGCCATTCCGGCGGTGATGGTGTTTTTTTCTATTTTGTTAAAACCAAAAATCAATAGATTTCTCAATGTCTTATTTGGAGTTTTCTATACTTTAATTATGGTTTTAATTGCTTTTACTTCGTTAACGCCGTGGAGAAGTTTTTATGTTTTTTTGGCGCTTCTTGAAAGTTTAATTACGTTTCTGATTGTTTATTATGCCTGGAAATGGCCAAGCGAATTGTAA
- a CDS encoding histidine kinase, whose translation MAPNFFKPYIFVGLHILVWLLLGFTLLFYIPLTWNIVLPAIFWLWQSIVLFFMIVVFYFNAHIIVPRTIIKDNISPFFILTLFIIFVMQLIAYLYNYNTDLHNKLAIILGFKKYRNDYFDNYVFTITLLVLGISTSYSMLRHWQKAAQHKQKLEQDKTMAELAMLKAQINPHFFFNSLNSIYSLTYTNIEDSRSALHTLSRMMRYLLYSTEGERTTLLKEAEFMKDFIALMKLRANKKLTITTDIPEKIHDFPIVPMLLLPLVENAFKHGIHATDKSEIYIKLRQNGNVLEFEVENTFFEKTSTTDQGGIGLTNTKRRLHLIYPNKHLMTSGIDQNGKYKVNLQITLEQ comes from the coding sequence ATGGCACCAAACTTTTTTAAACCTTACATTTTCGTCGGATTACATATCCTTGTCTGGCTATTGTTAGGATTTACCTTGTTGTTTTATATTCCGTTAACGTGGAATATTGTTCTTCCGGCAATCTTTTGGTTATGGCAATCTATTGTGCTGTTTTTTATGATTGTTGTTTTTTATTTTAATGCACATATAATCGTCCCGCGAACAATTATAAAAGATAATATAAGTCCATTTTTTATTCTCACGCTATTTATCATTTTTGTAATGCAGCTTATCGCTTATCTGTACAATTACAATACTGACTTGCATAATAAACTGGCAATAATCTTAGGTTTTAAAAAATATCGAAATGATTATTTTGACAATTATGTTTTCACAATAACACTTTTGGTTTTAGGAATCAGCACCAGTTATTCGATGCTGAGACACTGGCAAAAAGCTGCACAGCACAAACAAAAACTGGAACAGGATAAAACAATGGCAGAATTAGCAATGCTGAAAGCCCAAATTAATCCGCATTTTTTCTTTAATTCACTTAACAGTATTTATTCGTTAACTTATACTAATATTGAAGATTCTCGCAGCGCTTTGCATACTTTGAGCCGTATGATGCGTTATTTACTTTATAGTACAGAAGGTGAACGAACTACGTTATTAAAAGAAGCCGAATTCATGAAAGATTTTATCGCTTTGATGAAACTTCGTGCCAATAAAAAACTGACAATAACAACTGATATACCAGAAAAGATTCACGATTTTCCAATTGTTCCAATGTTGTTATTACCTTTAGTAGAAAATGCGTTTAAACACGGTATTCATGCCACTGATAAAAGTGAAATATATATTAAATTAAGGCAAAATGGAAACGTTCTTGAATTTGAAGTCGAAAATACTTTTTTCGAAAAAACATCGACTACGGATCAAGGCGGAATTGGATTGACAAATACCAAACGAAGATTGCATTTGATATATCCAAATAAGCATTTAATGACTTCCGGTATTGATCAAAATGGCAAATACAAAGTAAATCTACAAATAACTTTAGAACAATGA